A genomic window from Microvirga sp. TS319 includes:
- the ubiE gene encoding bifunctional demethylmenaquinone methyltransferase/2-methoxy-6-polyprenyl-1,4-benzoquinol methylase UbiE produces the protein MTDENTHFGFQSVPLDEKQGRVNEVFRSVASRYDLMNDLMSAGLHRLWKDSLVSTLRPPRERAFRHLDVAGGTGDVAFRILDAGGPRTHVTVLDINGEMLKVGAERAGRRYDGRIDFVEANAEELPLESNSYDAYTIAFGIRNVPRIDVALREAHRVLKPGGRFLCLEFSKVDVPLLDRIYDVYSFNVIPQMGRMVTGDAESYQYLVESIRKFPPPAAFARMIEEAGFKRVTYRPLTAGVVAIHSGWKI, from the coding sequence ATGACCGACGAGAACACCCATTTCGGGTTTCAATCCGTGCCCCTGGACGAGAAGCAGGGCCGCGTGAACGAGGTCTTCCGTTCGGTGGCGAGCCGCTACGACCTCATGAACGATCTCATGTCCGCAGGGCTCCACCGCCTCTGGAAGGATAGCCTCGTCTCCACCCTGCGTCCGCCCCGCGAGCGTGCCTTCCGCCACCTGGACGTGGCCGGCGGCACGGGCGACGTGGCCTTTCGCATTCTCGACGCGGGCGGGCCGCGGACCCATGTGACCGTGCTCGACATCAACGGCGAGATGCTGAAAGTGGGCGCCGAGCGCGCCGGTCGCCGCTATGACGGCCGCATCGACTTCGTCGAGGCCAATGCGGAAGAGCTGCCGCTCGAATCCAACAGCTACGACGCCTACACGATCGCCTTCGGTATCCGGAACGTGCCGCGCATCGACGTGGCCCTGCGTGAGGCGCATCGCGTGCTGAAGCCCGGCGGGCGCTTCCTCTGCCTCGAATTCTCGAAGGTGGACGTGCCCCTCCTCGACAGGATCTACGACGTCTATTCCTTCAACGTGATCCCGCAGATGGGCCGGATGGTGACGGGGGATGCGGAATCCTACCAGTATCTCGTGGAATCGATCCGCAAGTTCCCGCCGCCCGCCGCTTTCGCCCGGATGATCGAGGAGGCAGGCTTCAAGCGCGTCACCTATCGGCCGCTCACGGCGGGCGTGGTCGCCATTCATTCCGGCTGGAAGATCTGA
- the ubiB gene encoding 2-polyprenylphenol 6-hydroxylase: MIGSIVHLARNLRAGFILAREGALGLFDPSALPPSARLALRLARTIERRQTGDGAARLSKALTRLGPSYVKFGQFLATRPDIVGVAAARDLERLQDRMPPFPRAQAVAVIEAALGRPIGALFLDFSEPLAAASIAQVHKARIRTPEGEETVAVKVVRPGVREGFARDLQAMRAAARLFERMVPDARRLRPMEVVETLARSVSVEMDLRLEAAAVSELAENTKGDPDFRVPKPEWDLTARDVLTTTWIDGVRLNDIEGIERAGFDREALARTVIQSFLRHAIRDGYFHADMHPGNLFVDREGRLVAVDFGIMGRLGLKERRFLAEILLGFIRRDYLRVAQVHFEAGYVPPHHSVEDFAQAIRAIGEPIHDRRADEISMAKLLTLLFEITALFDMATRTELVMLQKTMVVVEGVARALDPKLDMWTTSEPVVREWIERNLGPLGRVEQAGRGLWTLAGVIGDLPDLALRAERVLNQMEDMTAKGVALNQESIAAIGRAEARGNRWGMAALWIIAVSLMIMLFRGFS; encoded by the coding sequence GTGATCGGCAGCATCGTCCATCTCGCGCGCAATCTGCGCGCCGGCTTCATCCTCGCCCGCGAAGGTGCTCTCGGGCTCTTCGATCCGAGCGCCCTGCCGCCCTCCGCGCGCCTTGCCTTGAGATTGGCGCGCACCATCGAGCGTCGGCAGACGGGGGACGGCGCGGCGCGTCTTTCCAAGGCTCTCACGCGGCTCGGGCCGTCCTACGTGAAATTCGGCCAGTTCCTCGCGACGCGTCCCGATATCGTGGGCGTTGCGGCGGCGCGCGATCTGGAGCGCCTGCAGGACCGGATGCCTCCGTTCCCGCGCGCCCAGGCCGTCGCCGTGATCGAGGCCGCTCTCGGGCGTCCGATCGGCGCTCTCTTCCTCGATTTCAGCGAGCCCCTGGCGGCGGCCTCCATCGCTCAGGTCCACAAGGCTCGCATCCGCACGCCGGAAGGCGAGGAGACGGTGGCCGTGAAGGTGGTGCGCCCCGGCGTCCGTGAAGGCTTTGCCCGCGACCTTCAGGCCATGCGCGCGGCCGCGCGCCTGTTCGAGCGCATGGTGCCCGATGCGCGCCGCCTCAGGCCCATGGAAGTGGTGGAGACGCTGGCGCGCTCCGTTTCCGTCGAGATGGATCTGCGCCTCGAAGCCGCCGCCGTCTCGGAACTCGCCGAGAACACGAAGGGCGATCCCGATTTCCGCGTACCCAAGCCGGAATGGGATCTCACGGCTCGCGACGTGCTCACCACCACTTGGATCGACGGCGTGCGCCTCAACGACATCGAGGGTATCGAGCGTGCCGGCTTCGACCGCGAGGCGCTCGCGCGCACGGTGATCCAGTCCTTCCTGCGCCACGCCATCCGCGACGGCTATTTTCATGCCGACATGCATCCTGGCAACCTGTTCGTGGATCGGGAGGGCCGTCTCGTCGCGGTCGATTTCGGCATCATGGGGCGCCTGGGCCTCAAGGAGCGGCGCTTCCTGGCCGAGATCCTACTCGGCTTCATCCGCCGCGACTACCTGCGTGTCGCGCAGGTGCATTTCGAGGCCGGCTACGTGCCGCCGCACCATTCGGTAGAGGATTTCGCGCAGGCGATCCGCGCCATCGGCGAGCCGATCCACGACCGGCGCGCCGACGAGATCTCGATGGCGAAGCTGCTGACGCTGCTGTTCGAGATCACGGCCCTGTTCGACATGGCGACGCGCACCGAACTCGTGATGCTGCAGAAGACCATGGTGGTGGTGGAAGGGGTCGCGCGCGCGCTCGATCCCAAGCTCGACATGTGGACCACATCCGAGCCGGTGGTGCGTGAATGGATCGAGCGCAATCTCGGGCCTTTGGGCCGCGTCGAGCAGGCGGGCCGCGGCCTGTGGACTCTCGCGGGCGTCATCGGCGACCTGCCGGATCTCGCCCTGCGGGCCGAGCGGGTTCTCAACCAGATGGAAGACATGACCGCCAAGGGCGTCGCCCTCAACCAGGAGAGCATCGCCGCCATCGGGCGCGCGGAGGCGCGCGGCAACCGCTGGGGCATGGCCGCCTTGTGGATCATCGCCGTCTCGTTGATGATCATGCTGTTCAGAGGTTTCTCATGA
- the coaBC gene encoding bifunctional phosphopantothenoylcysteine decarboxylase/phosphopantothenate--cysteine ligase CoaBC, producing the protein MTLSGKRILLVIGGGIAAYKSLDLIRRLRERGALVRCVLTHGAQQFITQLAASALTGQRTHTDLFDREDEADIGHIRLARDADLVVVAPATANLMAKMAGGHADDLASTILLATTLPILIAPAMNVRMWLHPATQRNLKALRADGVHTVGPNDGAMAEAEIGPGRMAEPLEIAAAVERLLAPSGPLAGRHVIVTSGPTHEPIDPVRYIANRSSGKQGHAIARAAAAAGARVTLISGPVDLPDPAGVATVHVESAREMLAAVEKALPADIGIFAAAVADWRVANAGGQKIKKKDGALPNLALAENPDILATISKSAQNRPALMVGFAAETENVIEHAKQKLVKKGCDLILANDVSPAAGVMGGDSNTVHLVTSTNVETWPTLSKTEVAERLVAHVGALLGDRNP; encoded by the coding sequence ATGACGCTGTCCGGCAAACGCATTCTCCTCGTCATCGGCGGCGGGATCGCGGCCTACAAGTCCCTCGACCTGATCCGCCGCCTGCGCGAGCGGGGCGCATTGGTGCGCTGCGTTCTCACCCATGGCGCGCAGCAATTCATCACGCAGCTGGCGGCCTCGGCCCTTACCGGACAGCGCACGCATACCGATCTCTTCGACCGCGAGGACGAGGCCGATATCGGGCACATCCGGCTGGCGCGCGATGCGGATCTCGTCGTGGTCGCGCCCGCGACCGCCAATCTCATGGCGAAGATGGCGGGAGGGCATGCGGACGATCTCGCTTCCACAATCCTGCTCGCCACCACGCTGCCCATCCTGATCGCGCCCGCCATGAACGTGCGCATGTGGCTGCATCCGGCCACGCAACGCAATCTCAAGGCCCTCCGGGCCGATGGCGTCCATACGGTCGGGCCGAACGACGGCGCGATGGCGGAGGCTGAAATCGGCCCCGGCCGCATGGCCGAGCCCCTCGAAATCGCGGCTGCCGTCGAGCGCCTGCTGGCCCCCTCCGGCCCACTTGCTGGCCGCCATGTGATCGTGACCTCGGGCCCGACGCATGAGCCGATCGATCCGGTGCGCTATATCGCCAACCGGTCTTCGGGCAAGCAGGGCCACGCGATCGCAAGAGCGGCCGCGGCGGCAGGCGCACGCGTGACGCTGATCTCCGGTCCCGTCGATCTGCCCGATCCCGCCGGCGTCGCCACCGTGCATGTGGAGAGCGCACGCGAGATGCTGGCCGCGGTGGAGAAGGCGCTGCCCGCCGATATCGGCATCTTCGCCGCCGCCGTCGCCGATTGGCGCGTAGCGAATGCGGGCGGGCAGAAGATCAAGAAGAAGGACGGCGCTCTGCCGAACCTGGCCCTTGCCGAAAACCCCGACATTCTCGCCACGATCTCGAAATCGGCGCAGAACCGTCCGGCCCTCATGGTGGGCTTTGCCGCCGAGACCGAGAACGTGATCGAACACGCGAAGCAGAAACTCGTGAAGAAGGGCTGCGATCTCATCCTCGCCAACGACGTGTCGCCTGCCGCCGGCGTCATGGGTGGCGACAGCAATACGGTGCATCTCGTAACGTCAACCAATGTCGAGACCTGGCCGACGCTCTCGAAGACCGAGGTCGCCGAACGGCTCGTCGCGCATGTGGGCGCTTTGCTCGGAGACCGGAACCCATGA